In Gemmatimonadota bacterium, the genomic stretch CTGTGCCGAGCCGGCGGACAGGGCGCTCACCAGGCCGGTCGAGCCCACGCTCGCGACCGCTGCACCTGACGAGATGCTCCAGGTCACGGGGTGACCGGAGACGACGGCGCCGTTGGCATCGCGCGCCACGGCCGTCGCCTGCCCGAGCTGGCCAACGGTAAGCGTCGAGAGATTGAGCGAGACCGAAAGCACTGGCCACGCTCACGGTCGACGCGGTCACCGACAGCGGGGCCGACCCCGTGAGGCCGACGATGGTGGCGGAGATGTTCGCCGAGCCACCCAGG encodes the following:
- a CDS encoding Ig-like domain-containing protein, with translation MLSVSLNLSTLTVGQLGQATAVARDANGAVVSGHPVTWSISSGAAVASVGSTGLVSALSAGSAQVMATVGGVSNVAPLTVNAAPTTPPPSGTTAVPLMVTCP